A window from Sinanaerobacter sp. ZZT-01 encodes these proteins:
- a CDS encoding IreB family regulatory phosphoprotein produces the protein MDRNTILFNSPDKGEQQTTEEILRTVYNALEEKGYNAIDQMVGYILSGDPSYITGHNNARNRIRHIERDDLVEELLRNFLKK, from the coding sequence ATGGACAGGAATACCATACTGTTTAATAGCCCAGATAAAGGCGAACAACAAACAACCGAAGAAATCCTGAGAACGGTTTATAATGCGTTAGAAGAAAAAGGGTATAATGCAATCGATCAGATGGTAGGCTACATTCTATCGGGAGATCCTTCCTACATTACCGGTCACAACAATGCAAGAAATCGTATTCGGCATATTGAAAGAGATGATTTGGTTGAGGAATTGTTGAGAAATTTTTTAAAAAAATAA